The nucleotide window gattagttgccaaaggctttacacagaaggagggagTTGACTTTAATGAGACTTTTTCACCTGTGTCAACCAAGGATGCTTTTAGACTGGTTATGGCCCTTGTTGCCCATTTTGACATGGAGctgcaccaaatggatgtcaagACTGCTTTTCTAAATGGTGACTTGGAGGAGGAGATTTACATGAAGCAACCTGAGGGTTTTATTGCAACTGGAACTGAACATCTAGTGTGCAAATTGAATAAGTCCATTTATGGATTAAAACAGGCTTCAAGGCAGTGGTACTTGAAGTTTGACTCTGTCATCAGCTCATTTGGTTTTGTTGAAAACATGGTTGATGAGTGTGTGTACATGAAGGTCAGTGGGAGccaatttatttttcttgtgctGTACGTTGATGACATATTGTTGGCAAGCAGCAATTTTGCCCTGTTGAATGAGACCAAGAAGTTTCTGTCaatgaattttgacatgaaagatcttggtgaaGCTTCTTATGTACTGGGAATAGAAATAAAGAGGGATAGAAAGAAACATCTACTTGGTTTATCTCAACAGAGCTATATCACCAAGATCTTGAGGAGATTTGAGATGCAAAACTGTTCTGGGAATGATGTACCAATGGCAAAAGGTGACAAGCTCACTAAACTGGAAACTCCAATGACTGAATTAGAAAGAGAAGAGATGAAGAACAAGCCTTACTCTAGGCTTGTTGGCAGCTTGATGTATGCACAAGTGTGCACCAGGCCTGACCTTGCTTTTGCGGTTGGTATGTTAGCAAGATTTCAATCAAATCCAGGGAATGCTCACTGGATAGCTGGTAAGAAAGTTCTGAGATACCTACAAAAGACCAAAAACCACATGCTTGTTTATAGAAGAGTTGGAAATCTGGAAATTGCAGGATACACAGATTCTGACTTTGCTGGGAATTTTCCATCTTCAAAGAAATCTACTTCAGGTTATGTTTTTGTTCTTGCTGGTGGAGCAGTGGCTTGGAAGAGTGTGAAGCAAACCCTCACAGCAACATCAACCATGCAGGCTGAATTCATTGCCATTTATGAAGGAGTGTGTCAAGGACTTTGGTTGAAGAATTTTCTCTTGCAGACCAAAATTGTTGACTCCATTATTTCTAGGCCATTAAAAATTTtctgtgataatacagctgctgTATATTTCACCAAAAATAACAAGAGGTCTACAAACTCCAAACACATTGACTTAAAGTATTATAGTGTGAGGGAAAGAGTGAAACACAAAGAGCTAGAGGTTGCAAATGTTGGCACTCTATCTCAACTAGCAGACCCCTTCACCAAAGCCTTGCCAATTGTTGCTTTTCAGAAACACATTAAGAGCATTGGAGTTTTAGCAAATTTTGATTGTTGAAAACAGTGGGAGCTTGTATTAGTTTAGTTTTGTTGTTTTCTggtatgtttcgattttgaacATTCCTACTTGTAAATGAAGCCTTGAACCTCATCAGTCAAGGTCATGATGCCCAGTTTGTTCAagaataaatttcaaattcagtCTCAGATTATGTTTTGCATTGCTGCAGCTTTACTATACTCTTTTGAGTTGTCATTGGATTGTTCATTTGAGTGATGCGTTGAATGAATATATGTGATACGTGAACATATGAAATAGCTATTTGTCAAATTGTTGTTGAGGTTGTCAAAAACAACATAAAGTACCCTTTTTATAGATGTTAAGAAACACATCCAGATTGCAGATTTATTAAAGATAATTGTGTTTCTTGTGGACCACAGCATTAGAAACTATATTGATACATTCTGGAACTCTAATGCAGTTACAGGTACATCATTGTTGGTAATTCATGTAGTTTGTGATTATTCCATCAGTAGTTATGCAAGTCTTCAATTCTGTTGAACTTGAAGCTCTTTCATAGCTCTATGTTACAGTTGCAAATTGACAGAATTTTGAATCAGATTATTGAGCACTTGATTTCAAAATGTGCACTAAGGAACTTATTGCTATATCTGATCATCTTGGCATTCTTGTTGAATGAACTTCATGATatgtccaagtgggagaatgtaagaTTAAAATGGACATTATCATTTAGTTCAATCAAGCATTCAACAACTTGTCAATCTATTTTCAGAATAAGCAATGGAAATCTTGTGACTTAATTGCAGATTGCTTATTCATTGTGTGTCAAAATGGATAATGCAAGTTATCTGATAAAAAACTTGGAAATCAAACCAAGTGATAATGTTGTAcaactaaaattatgtgatTCAACATTGAATGGTTTCCTTTATGGGAGGGAGCCAAACCTCAAATGAATCATATATAAACCAGGTCCCTGCACTCTCACTATCATCATCAACACACATACTCGTCCCATAGAGAGTTTTGGTTAGTGAGCAGTGCAGAAGACTTGAGTTTGGGATCAATGGCCTCATCAGGTTTGTTGATCCTATAAAGAACTCCTAATCTGCTTATATACATGTACTTGTGTGATATTTCATGATGTGATCTTCTTTTGTATTTATGATCTTTTGTGTGTTAATTTACTTATCAGTATTATAGAAATAACAGATCACGCCCACCGTCGTCCTCGTCATGAGCCATCTGCTTCATTGGCTTCGTCACCGCCCTCCACGTGTTCGGTAAGTTCTAGCTCCACCGATCTACCGGCTCGTAACACGAATCGTTCTAGATCCAGAGTCCTGAAGCTCCGGCGATGCCGCAGCTCCTCGGAGACCTGAGTTTTGGAGGGAGAAACGTGGAAGGAGATGGTGAAAGAGTCCGCCGAGGATTCGTTGCTCCTTGGGGGGCTTGTGTTTTTCAATATGAATTTGAAATTGCCATTGTGGAAGTCGCGTGACGAGACTAGAGAGTTCATCAAGAGGGCGTGGAATGACGCAGACGTGATTGAGGTTTTGAGGCAAGAGTTGGAGTTTCTTCTGGACGAAGACTATTACGCGAGGAAGAGGAATTACAGGCCGCAGTGCGTTAGCTTATGGGTTTGGCAAAGTATTGTGTTAATTTGATTTGTGGGTCCTATTCTTAGCACCAGGTTAGTCTCAGTCAAATAGTCTTGGCTTATTTGAAATTTAAACATATGTCAGCAGATAAATGTCATCATGAATTCATGATAGGCTCACTTACAATTATGATAATTGCTATCATAATTGCTTTCATGATGGAGGCACTAAAGATTTTCCAAAGCTTGTGCAGGGATCTGTGAACAATTTGGTTGAGGAATATATTAATTCCATTAAATCTGAAAACTTATTAAAATGGAGGCAGAAGGCcataaagaaaggaaaaagaaaaaaaaaagttttattaggGAGCAATAAATAACTTTGGCCTTCAGTAAAAGGTCTGTTAAAAGtgtattggggggtaataaatgttttgaattgttgtaatttcctcttttcttttttccttaatcaaaattttatttgtctaaatttagggagattatttctCATTCCAGTgattgaaagttctattggggggcaatagacgtctattggaggacaATAGAGTTTCATTGTctctttattggggggcaatagaagtctatttGGAGTAAATAAATCTTTCTGACGatctatgagatctccgactaTCTGTTTAATTAGAGACCTCCGGCAAGCTTTTCAGAGATGTCCGGTGGATGGCAGCGGGTGACCAGATTCCAGCGgctggtgaccggaatcctgcaATCGATGATATGATTTCGACGACCAGAATCCAATGGTCGGCGATCGGActctggcgaagtctcctatgacatctctctcctccattttttttctctctcaataTAACAAAGGAGTGAGGGAAAatagtctttaaaaaaaaattgggtagtagggaagaccttattagagtcttcaTTTTaaggggtaagtgggaaaaaaatccctagaattagggtaaattgacaaaaaccctaTAATAAATCCTTATCGAGAAATAATTCATCTGTAAAAGTGTTTCTTAGCCAAAAAAACAATTATTTAAGCACAATCgacttaaacaaaaaaaatgttacACTTACAGTGCAACTTCGAAGCCTTTCTCTTAACCCGTTGAAAGAATtatgaaattaaaatttttccaaaaaaaccTGTTTACAATGATGAGGAATTTTTCAGTTGGTTATTGGGATGGTCCGCAAAACCTAGTCAAGACCAAGATTCTCAGAACACAATGAGGTTTCAAAAAGTCACTCATATGTGAGAGTATGTGATATCCGAAAGATTGTCTGTTTTTATAGAAATATAATATAATTTGGGTGCGGTTGTTgccaccctacaattttctttgttcaccataCTTACTCATTACActctatattttaattttaattattaaatttacttatttaacccatttctctttccaataatatccttatatgacatatccaattaaataaataaatatttttagcgAAAATCTCTTAaataatttatactcataaaaaaaattaaaatttattaaagttttctaataaaatcataatctgatttactcccatttttttaattttttctttcaatctcaatgttctctatttcaatttatgtaaaaaaattagtaaatttataactattatcaatgaagaagggattgattttttttcatcgtgttttaaatttttacttttagtatTCACAAAGAATAtttcaaagattttgatgaagctaAAGGTAATGGTtttatgaattgaataacgaattaacgatgaggaggcaacaaaaagacaaaaaaatagtaataaattcaaatttggttggagaatataaagattaatgttatccaatgagaaattaagtagtctttgtgtttaattaattactatatatttattttttcttacatatttggattttagaaaattaatgtatttataagtcattttgcacttgggtaatatagtcttctaataattcaaatgtttgtagggtgaactaagaaaatagtagggtgaCAATAACCGCACCCTATAATTTCATAGATATTAGACCTTCGCCCGTCAATAGTGTGTCGGTAAAGGTATTtcttggcctttttttttttttttttaattatcaaaAAGGCTCTTTACGTTAGAAACTATAAAAttagcaaagaaaaagaaagctcCTCGATAGCTAAGTTGGGCCCCTCTGATTTCATTTCGGGATTGCACCTAATCTGGACTTTACTCTTGGGCTTTCATTCTTATGCCGCGTTTGGTTTGCCGTCTTCTATTCTGTTGGACCAGGTTTGCTTCTGTAAATTTTCTTCTTTATACAGCCACCTCCTCTGACCGGAATGAGCATAACCTTGACTCTGGTAGCCAACGCTGCAAACCCACTCCCTCAAACAATTTACATCAAATGCCTCTATAAACCTCAAATCCGTCGTCCGAGATTTGGCTCCAGCGAATCTCTGGTACTCCTCGAACACCGAAGACAAACACCAGTTCTGAAATCTTCTAAGGCAACCAACCAGACAACCCGTCCGGTGCTTCCCACGCTTGCAGTGAATCAGAACCGGATGATTCCTCACATCGATCAACACTTTCAGTGCCTCCAAGATTGTATCTATAGGAACATTACATACACATGGCTCTTTCTTCCCCTCAATTCCAAATTGAAACAATTGAATATCTTGAGACCTAATAAACTCCAGATTCTCCTCCGGATAGGGCTCCGGACAGAGGTAAATGACCGATCGGAGACGGTGGGTTTCGAGGAATGGGAAGTTGGAAGGCTGAGGGAAGCCGGATCGGAATATTCCGTCGTCCACCATTGAGAAATTGATCGGCGGTTCCAAGAATAAGTCGTCGTAGCTAACATCGTTCATCTTGCAtgtgtttcttgtttttctcttggttTCGATCTCTTTTTAAGTTTCGTTGATTTCTAATACAAGGATGTTATGGATGACGAACCCTCTGACGTAACTGAAGAAGCTTTCTAAGCGTACAAACTAATAATCGTCTTCACTGACGACGACGAAGTTGTTGAGTAGCTTCTAGGGGATTGTAGTTTTTTGACGAAATCACACGACGTACGCCGTTGGGACAGTTCTGGTTTCATTTCAAAATCCGTGTTTGTTGTGAAAACGGTGACATGTGACATTTGACCTTTTAGGTATAGGAATAGGTTATTGCATCTGGATCGTCACTTTCAGCTCAAGCAACACATTAATTGGATGGTCCTCGGCCACAATGTTTAGGCAACAACCTGCAGGATGCTTGAGCCTCAATCTTTATTCACTTTTAGTTGACAAAAATTAGGGTCCTCTTGCTTTTGTGGGGAAGCTAATTATATATAAGTCACAACACTAATGACAGTTGAGAAAGTTTTTAGTAGAGTTGTCTCGTCACGTGATGGTATATTTGTAAAAGTATGTTGTATATTGGCATTTCTAATACAAAATCTAGAATCGTAGATTTAAGGTAGGGTTGTGTCATCGTTCGAATAAAGATTTGTCGAATGAAATGGAAGCTCAATGTTTCAACCAATTCTCTATAGTACATCACAAGTAATTGCATTGCATTTCATAGTGTTCTGTGTCTTTGTGCATAATAGGCTTGGTGTCTGTGTTGCAATCCCAGTTAGGTTAGAATCTGTGACTTGATCAACATTCGTTCATTTTAATTCAGATATATCTGTGTATTATTGCAATCCATCATTAAGTCATAGAAGGATATTCTTTTTGTCCTATTTGGTTCGTTAAGTCTATCATTTCACAGCTAGGGATAAATCAAGTTTAGTTATTGAATATCTTTCTAGGAAATGTTGTTTATTATTAGAAGTcaattaggttttggattttttttttttttttttgaataaaggtttTGGTGTCTTAACTCTTCAAGGTTTTAGGGGGAGTCTTCACAATACAAATGGGTAGAAAATTCATTCATTATGTACGCTTTTTTAGAGGAAAAAATTTTGTGCGTCCATTGAGATTTAGAGaagtttttttcattaaaaaatctTATACTTCACATCGATTCATTGATTTATTTGTTCCATGTTAAAGTAGATAAGCGAGTTAAAACACTTTTTATCATTCATTACATTATGCATATCAAAGTACTCTCAAGGTCAGTTAGAGTCACTGAtgtgcaaaggagattgaaggTCAAGGTTAGTACCTATCAATCCAAGAAGACCATAAGCAGTTCAACGGTGGAGAAGAATTACAACGACAAGATGAGACAATGCTTGAGAATGACTCTAGTTAGTATAGCCGAGGTCGGTGCTATTGattgtttttaaaaatgaacTTGTTTCTTTCCATCAAGTGAATTGATTTTCACTAGGGTCTTCAAGAGTTAAGGACCTGTAGTTGCTTACCTCATTTTGAGGTTTTACTATGCAAACAACTCTCATGCTTGTTGATTGTTGTGTCGTTGCTTCTTTCATTCTTGTTTACTCCTTCtgtgttctttgtttttctgGGATTCCTCGTCTTGCTTCAATTCTTGAAAATGACCTGTTGTGTTTTGAAAAAGTGAGTTTTATTAGATCAGCTTATTCACTCCTCCTTCTAGGCTGTTTTGTTTCCATCCGAGTATTTTCACAGTATTAACACCTCAATGAAACACGTTGGAACTATGTTctttttgctttgttttgtgTGTGTAAAATGTATGATGCCACAGTTGAGATTCTGATGATCTACATTAATGACAAAACATCTTTACTCAAGATTTTCTTCAGGAAACCCATAAATTGCGGTGTGAAAGCGCAGAATTGTATAAAACTAAGATGATAAAATTAATTCAACTTGAGAATAATTGATACTCACGTcacaaacaaaaatacaaaataaaacatcGGACATCATTGAGATTTGGTAGATCATTAGATGTCATGTAGCAGTTCGCAGATGAAAATCTCAGCTCGcaaaaattattaattaaaagCTACTAGGTTATCTAAGGATAATCTTTTATTATTGTGCAATCgaaatttatttaattatttaaattaaAGATGTTTTGCGAACTCTTAAATGGATTTATATATGTCTCTCGTTTAGGATTAGGACAAATTATGGAGTGCTAGTGCTACGAACGTATTTCTACTAAATACATTTCCTCGGTAAGCacattataaaaacaaaaaagtgtCTCGATCAATATCACATAATGTTAGATAAAACATAACATAATGTGATAGTAAACAGAATGACATAATTATCCAAGAGTAGGGGCAAAAATATTAGTTTTTGATAATGAATAATTTCTCCTATTTAAACTAATCCCCGGATTAAGTGTATTCTACCAATTCGATCAATCCTCTCCTACTTGTTCTGTTATTTCAATAATATCCTTGAATTTTGAATTCTTAGGTGTCTGGTAATCCTTAACTAAGATATGGCTTCGTTAGATGGTAAACTCGAGACAGAAGTAGAGATAAGCTCAGGTGCTGATAAGTTTTACAAAATTTTCACAAGCCAAATGCACCTTCTTCCCAACGTCTCCTCTGACAAAATACAAGGCGTTGAGCTTCATGAAGGTGATTGGGAGACTGTGGGTTCTGTCAAGCACTGGGATTATACCTTGGGTACGTGTGTATTTTCGTTTGACCGAATTCCAAGCATGTATTAGTACGTCCATCCTTCTACTGGTTATGCTAATTAATTATAGTACATGCTTAATTGCTAGCTAGTACCATTAATTGGatctttattttcaattttcgtAGATGGAAGCGTGTTAAGTTTAAAGGAGACTGTTGAGGCGATCGATGAAGAAAATAAGTCGGTGACGTTCAACGTTGTGGATGGGGAAATCCTGAAGCATTACAAGAGCTTCAAGGTGACGCTTAAAGTAACAGAGAAGAGCGGAGGAGGAGGCAGTTTGGTAAAGTGGATTCTGGACTATGAGAAGGTGAGCGAGGAAATCCCTGCTCCACAGTCTTATCAAGATTTTGCTGTCAAGGTCACCGAAGATCTTGAAGCTCATCTTCTCACTGCATGAGTCGTCCATGACGATCAGCATACCTACATATATGCGTTATGCGTATTAGGTATATATTTGAGTACTGAGCTGCttgttttaatgttttcttTTCCTGGCCTCTTCACTTGAAGGTAAAAAAGCTCGTCTTTTGTCAATGTCCATTGAGCAAGAATTTATTTATAGTTTTCTTTGTGCATATATGAATTTGGAGTTGGCTTCTAGCTGAAAAGTCTACTGGGACTTTTAGATTTCGCAGTGTTTTGCCTAtctgtttttatgttttgtttttttagcgTTGGTCCTGGGAATTGTAATGATATAATACTATTGTCAGTCTAATGATATTGTATCGGTGGTGTCGATATTCGTATTTGTAAAAGTTCTGATGATCACAGCAAACAAACTCTGAAACATGAAAATCATTACCGTGACATCGATCTTTCATACTCAATGATTTCCACAATCACCAAGTTCAAACAAATATATTAATGTTATGATCCGTCCTAAGAATTTGGAGTATGAGATGGTTTTTCCGTTGTTAAAAACGACGACCCCAAGATAAAAGAAACGAAAACcgaacaaaaattataaaagaaGAGAGGAAATACCAATCTTTGGGTCACAGTGCAAACCTTAATTAACAGTACGTGCGCCAACTCAGGGTAATAATCACCAAGTGACCAACCAATCCATTTGATATCCATGATCAGATCATAGCATGTGTTGGCGTGTTGCGTGTTATTTCATCAAACTCAAACGGGACAGagttttaaaaagaaaatagctGTTCCCCTGCCACAATTATAATTGTCGTCTCCCCATCCTCAAATAGTCAATTATTTTGCAGATGACAATTCCGGGCAGTCGCAATTAATTTTCTGGTTGGAAGTTTGGCGAAgacttttaatttattttttatttttttaatgtatCTAACCTGTTTGAGTGATTGTCAAGTCCTTCACCCCCTCTCCTATATGAGTAGCGTTAGAACCCAACTATTTTCTACAGCTAGTTAAG belongs to Rosa chinensis cultivar Old Blush chromosome 4, RchiOBHm-V2, whole genome shotgun sequence and includes:
- the LOC112200426 gene encoding MLP-like protein 31, with the translated sequence MASLDGKLETEVEISSGADKFYKIFTSQMHLLPNVSSDKIQGVELHEGDWETVGSVKHWDYTLDGSVLSLKETVEAIDEENKSVTFNVVDGEILKHYKSFKVTLKVTEKSGGGGSLVKWILDYEKVSEEIPAPQSYQDFAVKVTEDLEAHLLTA
- the LOC112200585 gene encoding tyrosine-protein phosphatase DSP3, with amino-acid sequence MNDVSYDDLFLEPPINFSMVDDGIFRSGFPQPSNFPFLETHRLRSVIYLCPEPYPEENLEFIRSQDIQLFQFGIEGKKEPCVCNVPIDTILEALKVLIDVRNHPVLIHCKRGKHRTGCLVGCLRRFQNWCLSSVFEEYQRFAGAKSRTTDLRFIEAFDVNCLREWVCSVGYQSQGYAHSGQRRWLYKEENLQKQTWSNRIEDGKPNAA